The DNA sequence ACCGGCAGGCTGCGACGCTGGTGGGCGAGCCTGGCCAGCCGGGTGTCCAGCGCCTGCAGGTCGAGCAGGCGGCGCTGGTCCTTCACGGGGGCGGTGGTCACGAGGAGGCTCCTTCGTGCGGCGACGCGGCGCCGCTCGGTGTCTGCGGGAGGTGCACCGCCCACGGGTCGGTGACGAGGGTGGACACGTGCAGGTCCAACCTAGCGCCGCGGGCGAGCGCGGCGGCGCGGAGCACCTCGGCGGCGCGCGGCAGCCAGGGCCACTCGCTGGCCCAGTGGGTGGCGTCGACGAGGAAGGGGCGCCCGCCCGCGAGGTGCTCCGAGGCGGGGTGGTGGCGCAGGTCGGCGGTGAGGTAGACGTCGGCGCCGAGGGAGCGCACCCGGCCGAGGAGGGAGTCGCCGGACCCGCCGCAGACCGCGACGGTGCGGACCTCGGCGTCGAGGTCCCCGCCCACCCGGATGCCCTGCGCGGTGGGGGGGAGCACCCGGGCGACGAGCTCGGCGAACGCCCGGAGGGTCATCGCCTCGGGCAGCCGCCCGATGCGCCCGGTGCCCGTGTCGGCCGGGACGGGTGCCTGCGCGACGAGGCTGTGGGCGGGCTCCTCGTACGGGTGCGCCTGTCGCAGCGCCGCCAGGACGGCGGCGCGCCGCTCGCGCGGGAGCACCATCTCCAGCCGGTCCTCGGCGACGTCCTCGACGGTGCCGACCTGCCCGACGGCGGGGTGCGCCCCGGGGAGGGGCCGGAACGTCCCGGTCCCGGGCGAGTGGAAGGCGGCCCGCTCGTAGTCCCCCAGCCGGCCGGCGCCGGCGGCGGCGAGCGCGTCGAGGACGCCGGCGGTGCTGTCCCGGGGCACGAAGGTCGTCAGGGTGTCCAGCGCGGGGGCGTCCAGCGGCTCCACCGGGACGGTCCGGGTGAGTCCCAGGAGGTCGGCCAGGGCCTGCGAGACGCCGTCGGCGGCCGCGTCGGCGTTGGTGTGCGCGGCGTAGAGGGCGCACCCGCCGGTGACCAGGCGGTGGACGGCCCGGCCCTTGGGGTCGGTCGCCGCCACGGAGGACGTCCCGCGCAGGTAGAGCGGGTGGTGGGTGAGGAGCAGGTCGGCGCCGCGGGCGAGCGCCTCGGTGACGACCTCCTCGGTGGGGTCGACCGCCAGGACCACCGAGGTGACCGCGGCGGCCGGGTCCCCCAGGACGAGCCCGACGGCGTCCCAGTCCTGCGCCGTGCGCGGGGGGTAGTGCTCCTCGAGGACGGCGACGACGTCGGCGACGGTCAGCGGCATGGCGGCGAGCCTACCTGCGCGCCGGTGGGCCCGGCCGGTCTCGAACCGACGACCTCCGCGGTGTAAACGCGGCGCTCTGACCAACTGAGCTACAGGCCCCACGCGCCACGCGGCGCGGCCTCAGCCTAGACCGATCAGCGGCCGCGGCTGCGCGCGGCGATGCGGATGCCCGACCACGTGGGCGCCGCGGAGACGGCGGACGTGGCGTGCATCCCCGCCGTGCGCGCGGCGTCCTCGACGTCGGCGGGGCGCACGTGGCCCGGCCGGCCCGGCTTGGGCGTGAGGACCCAGATGAGGCCGCCGTCGTCGAGGTTGGCCTGGGCGTCGACGAGCAGGTCCGTGAGGTCCTCCACCTCGGCGTCCTCCTCGCGCCACCAGATGAGGGAGCCGTCGCACACGTCGCCGTAGTCCTCGTCCACCAGCTCGGTGCCGGTGGCCACCTCGATGGCCTCGCGCACCTCGAGCGAGACGTCCTCGTCGTAGCCCCACTCCTGGATGACCTGCCCGGTGGTGAAGCCGAAACCGGCCCCCGCACCCGCGCTCCCTGACACGTCGGTCCTACCTCTCCTGGGCCGTCGGCCCGCGTCGTCCGCGCGCCCCGGGCTCTCCCGGGACGACGTGTGGGGCCAAGCCCATCGCAACCCGACCCCTCGGTGCAAGCCCGGTCCGGGCGTGGCGGTCGCGGATCTGCTCCGCGGAGCCGCCGCCGGGGCTGTCGGGAGCGTCACAGGGGCGATGCCCCGCCCCGCATTCGACCTCGGCAAGGTCAAGGCACGACAATGGTCCTAACCTAACGAGAGTGCGTCACCACCCAGCGTCGAAGCGACGCCTGACCGCGAGAAGAGGGAACGCGTGAGTTCACGAGACGAGTCCTCGCCCCTGATCAACGGACTGCTGAGCAGGGTCCAGGACATCGACCACGACGAGACCCAGGAGTGGCTCGACTCCCTGGACGGGCTCATCGACGAACGCGGCGGGCCGCGGGCGCGCTACATCATGCTCAACCTGCTCAAGCGGGCCCGGGAGCGCAACGTCGCGATCCCCAGCTCGGTCAACACGCCCTACGTCAACACGATCGGCGTCCACGAGGAGCCGTACTTCCCCGGCGACGAGGCGGTCGAGCGCAAGTACCGCGGCTGGATCCGGTGGAACGCGGCCGTCATGGTCACCCGTGCCCAGCGGCCCGACGTCGCCGTCGGCGGGCACATCTCCTCCTACGCCTCCGTCGCCACGCTGTACGAGGTGGGCATGAACCACTTCTTCCGCGGCAAGAACCACCCCGGCGGCGGCGACCAGGTCTTCTTCCAGGGCCACGCCTCGCCCGGCAACTACGCCCGGGCCTTCCTCGAGGGCCGCCTCAGCGAGGCGGACCTGGACGGCTTCCGGCAGGAGTACTCCCACCCGGAGGGCAGCCGCGGGCTGCCGTCCTACCCGCACCCGCGCCGGATGCCGGACTTCTGGGAGTTCCCCACGGTGTCGATGGGGCTGGGTCCGGCCCAGGCGATCTACCAGGCGTGGGTCAACCGCTACGTCCACGAGCGCGGGATCAAGGACACCTCCCAGCAGCACGTGTGGGCGTTCCTCGGCGACGGCGAGATGGACGAGCCGGAGTCGCGCGGCATGCTCCAGCAGGCCGCCCAGCAGAACCTCGACAACCTCACCTTCGTCGTCAACTGCAACCTCCAGCGCCTCGACGGCCCGGTGCGCGGCAACGGCAAGATCATCCAGGAGCTCGAGGCCCAGTTCCGGGGGGCCGGCTGGAACGTCATCAAGGTGATCTGGGGCCGGGAGTGGGACGTCCTGCTCAACGCCGACAAGGACCGCGCCCTCGTCAACCTCATGAACGAGACGCTCGATGGGGACTACCAGACGTACAAGGCGAACGACGGCGCCTACGTCCGGGAGCACTTCTTCGGCCGTGACCCGCGCACCAAGGCGCTCGTGGCCAACATGACCGACGACGAGATCTGGGCGCTCAAGCGCGGCGGGCACGA is a window from the Georgenia muralis genome containing:
- a CDS encoding Nif3-like dinuclear metal center hexameric protein, encoding MPLTVADVVAVLEEHYPPRTAQDWDAVGLVLGDPAAAVTSVVLAVDPTEEVVTEALARGADLLLTHHPLYLRGTSSVAATDPKGRAVHRLVTGGCALYAAHTNADAAADGVSQALADLLGLTRTVPVEPLDAPALDTLTTFVPRDSTAGVLDALAAAGAGRLGDYERAAFHSPGTGTFRPLPGAHPAVGQVGTVEDVAEDRLEMVLPRERRAAVLAALRQAHPYEEPAHSLVAQAPVPADTGTGRIGRLPEAMTLRAFAELVARVLPPTAQGIRVGGDLDAEVRTVAVCGGSGDSLLGRVRSLGADVYLTADLRHHPASEHLAGGRPFLVDATHWASEWPWLPRAAEVLRAAALARGARLDLHVSTLVTDPWAVHLPQTPSGAASPHEGASS
- a CDS encoding DUF3052 domain-containing protein, encoding MSGSAGAGAGFGFTTGQVIQEWGYDEDVSLEVREAIEVATGTELVDEDYGDVCDGSLIWWREEDAEVEDLTDLLVDAQANLDDGGLIWVLTPKPGRPGHVRPADVEDAARTAGMHATSAVSAAPTWSGIRIAARSRGR